In Gloeomargarita sp. SKYB120, the following proteins share a genomic window:
- a CDS encoding glycosyltransferase family 2 protein, which produces MSGLAWLTTVLFVLAALLGIVEATATWLGYRTITYYRLRRQPRCRYAELPRYSVIVVAYLPNEQGIILDTLTHLLTTLPRPKAGLEIILAYNRPQPLPIETQLQALAQAYPELKLLHVEGSRSKAENLNAAVCWVTGEMTLILDADLKPMPESVRRAWRWLAGGQYDVVQGRNIIRNARQNLLTRVVAVEFEHLYGVSHPARSLLADLGIFGGSNGYWRTEVLRRVRFNPKMLTEDIDVTVKLLIQGYRIIHDRDVIATELAPVDGGALWSQRRRWAQGWLQVGLKYAWPILRSPYLGLGQKIYLFCMLVCGMALHFTILYYPLVLMQELANWNSLPAPAVQWLGWITTLLLVSGPYQVFVAYQGRSALSPWNGWDSLLYCLALPVYSLFKNLVCLAAVYHQLTGRREWVVTRRGAWSPGQ; this is translated from the coding sequence ATGTCCGGCTTGGCGTGGCTGACAACCGTACTGTTTGTCCTGGCCGCCCTTTTGGGAATCGTTGAAGCCACTGCCACCTGGTTGGGCTACCGCACTATTACCTATTACCGCCTGCGCCGTCAACCTCGCTGCCGTTATGCCGAATTGCCCCGTTACTCGGTGATTGTAGTGGCCTACTTGCCCAATGAACAGGGCATTATTCTGGATACCCTCACCCATTTACTGACCACCTTGCCCCGCCCCAAAGCCGGTTTGGAAATCATCCTAGCCTACAACCGTCCCCAGCCCTTGCCTATTGAGACGCAACTCCAGGCGCTGGCCCAAGCGTATCCCGAACTGAAATTGCTGCATGTGGAAGGGAGCCGTTCCAAGGCGGAAAATCTCAATGCGGCGGTCTGCTGGGTGACGGGGGAAATGACCTTGATACTCGATGCGGATTTGAAACCGATGCCGGAAAGCGTGCGACGGGCATGGCGCTGGCTGGCGGGGGGACAGTACGACGTGGTGCAGGGGCGCAATATCATCCGCAATGCCCGCCAAAACTTGTTGACGCGGGTGGTGGCAGTGGAGTTCGAGCACTTATACGGGGTGAGTCACCCGGCGCGGTCGCTGCTGGCGGATTTGGGGATTTTTGGTGGGTCGAACGGTTACTGGCGCACAGAGGTGCTGCGGCGCGTGCGGTTCAATCCCAAGATGCTCACCGAAGACATTGACGTGACGGTGAAATTGTTGATCCAGGGCTATCGTATCATCCACGACCGGGACGTGATTGCCACGGAATTGGCGCCGGTGGATGGGGGAGCGCTTTGGTCGCAACGGCGGCGGTGGGCGCAAGGATGGCTTCAGGTGGGCTTGAAGTACGCCTGGCCGATTCTCCGGTCGCCCTACCTGGGGCTGGGTCAGAAAATCTATTTATTCTGCATGTTGGTCTGCGGCATGGCGCTGCATTTCACGATTCTCTATTACCCGCTGGTGTTGATGCAGGAGTTGGCGAATTGGAACTCGCTGCCGGCGCCGGCGGTGCAGTGGCTGGGCTGGATTACCACGTTGTTGCTGGTCAGCGGCCCGTACCAGGTGTTTGTGGCCTATCAGGGACGGAGCGCCCTGTCGCCTTGGAATGGCTGGGATTCGTTGCTGTATTGTCTCGCCCTGCCGGTGTACTCGTTGTTCAAGAATCTGGTGTGTCTGGCGGCGGTCTATCACCAGTTGACGGGACGGCGCGAGTGGGTGGTGACGCGCCGGGGGGCCTGGTCGCCGGGACAATAG